In Salvelinus namaycush isolate Seneca chromosome 36, SaNama_1.0, whole genome shotgun sequence, one DNA window encodes the following:
- the LOC120030457 gene encoding E3 ubiquitin/ISG15 ligase TRIM25-like, protein MATSMDQSTLLEDELTCPVCLDLFRDPHLLPCGHNFCLLCVRRLKRQAERGRFRCPECRESHRCSTASQKNFKLANIADDFRCRGRAVSSRPQQPDGSPTKAETPVSVPCDYCSPGDTSEAGKGEPGAGVVVEVAVKTCLKCEVSMCQEHVKPHLELPAFREHPLTEPLGDLRKRKCPEHDEMYRYYCMDDRVCVCNACTIEGSHAGHTIKTLKNTMKDLKGSLENQLQNVDRKLNKAEKNLQEQKEQERLNKRFLEDSDQRVTALGEVLQVHLEGFLTSLRDCSCSHGVECGPSIQQNIAKAVQDQSRLQDVHSGIQTLAQENDPFCFLEAYKSSSKNFCRQLKKPLFHPECACVDSDGLAESMEAKQEDFLTEVHSHISHLINELCPVVREEEDSGGEEEEEEDEDDDDSSDGDEQEEAEEEMRSEEEEAVHDQSESADELYKEEGEEEIHSD, encoded by the exons ATGGCTACCTCTATGGACCAGTCCACTCTTCTAGAAGACGAGCTCACCTGTCCCGTGTGCTTGGACCTGTTCAGGGACCCCCACCTGCTGCCCTGCGGCCACAACTTCTGCCTGCTGTGCGTCCGCCGGCTCAAACGCCAAGCGGAGCGAGGCCGCTTCCGTTGCCCCGAGTGCCGAGAGAGCCACCGCTGCTCCACGGCCTCCCAGAAGAACTTTAAGCTCGCCAACATCGCAGACGACTTCCGCTGCAGGGGACGG GCAGTATCGTCAAGACCACAACAACCAGACGGCAGCCCGACAAAAGCCGAGACCCCCGTGTCCGTGCCGTGTGACTACTGCTCTCCAGGGGACACTAGCGAGGCAGGGAAAGGGGAACCTGGGGCTggagtggtggtagaggtagcGGTCAAGACGTGTCTGAAATGCGAGGTGTCCATGTGTCAG GAGCACGTGAAGCCCCACCTGGAGCTGCCTGCGTTTAGGGAGCACCCCCTGACTGAACCCCTGGGGGACCTGAGGAAGAGGAAGTGTCCCGAACACGATGAGATGTACCGCTACTACTGCATGGACGACCGGGTGTGTGTCTGCAACGCCTGTACCATCGAGGGGAGCCACGCCGGACACACCATCAAGACCCTGAAGAACACTATGAAGGATCTGAAG GGCTCTCTGGAGAACCAGCTACAGAATGTGGACAGGAAGCTGAACAAAGCAGAGAAAAATCTCCAGGAGCAGAAAGAACAAGAACGACTGAACAAG AGGTTCCTGGAGGACTCAGACCAGCGGGTCACAGCCTTAGGGGAGGTGTTACAGGTCCACCTGGAGGGCTTCCTCACCTCCCTCAGGGACTGTTCCTGCTCCCACGGGGTCGAGTGTGGCCCCAGCATCCAGCAGAACATAGCCAAGGCGGTCCAGGACCAGTCCCGTCTGCAGGATGTCCACAGTGGCATCCAGACCCTCGCCCAGGAGAACGACCCCTTCTGCTTCCTGGAG GCATACAAGTCATCAAGCAAAAa tTTCTGCAGGCAGTTGAAGAAGCCTCTGTTCCACCCAGAATGCGCTTGCGTGGACTCAGACGGCCTGGCCGAGTCCATGGAGGCTAAACAGGAAGACTTCCTCACTGAAgtacactctcacatctctcacCTCATCAACGAGCTCT GTCCCGTAGTCCGGGAAGAGGAGGacagcggaggagaggaggaggaggaggaggatgaagatgaTGACGACAGCAGTGATGGAGATGAGCAAGAAGAAgctgaggaggagatgaggagtgaggaagaggaggctgtacACGACCAGAGTGAGTCAGCAGACGAACTTTACA aagaggagggagaagaggagattcATTCAGACTGA
- the LOC120030293 gene encoding E3 ubiquitin/ISG15 ligase TRIM25-like, with translation MNLFVFYDPVFLSAYILYLHFDVCISAASQKNVKLANIADDFRCRGRAVSSRQQQPDGSPTTAKTPVSVPCDYCSPGDTSEAGKGEPGAGVVVEVAVKTCLKCEVSMCQEHVKPHLELPAFREHPLTEPLGDLRKRKCPEHDEMYRYYCMDDRVCVCNACTIEGGHAGHTIKTLKNTMKDLKGSLENQLQKVDRKLNKAEKNLQEQKEQERLNKRFLEDSDQRVTALGEVLQVHLEGFLTSLRDCSCSHGVECGPSIQQNIAKAVQDQSRLQDVHSGIQTLAQENDPFCFLEAYKSSSKNFCRQLKKPLFHPECACVDSDGLAESMEAKQEDFLTEVHSHVSHLINELCK, from the exons atgaatctgtttgttttttatgaccCCGTTTTTCTTTCTGCTTACATTTTGTATTTACATTTCGATGTGTGTATTTCCGCGGCCTCCCAGAAGAACGTTAAGCTCGCCAACATCGCAGACGACTTCCGCTGCAGGGGACGG GCAGTATCGTCAAGACAACAACAACCAGACGGCAGCCCGACAACAGCCAAGACCCCCGTGTCTGTGCCGTGTGACTACTGCTCTCCAGGGGACACTAGCGAGGCGGGGAAAGGGGAACCTGGGGCTggagtggtggtagaggtagcGGTCAAGACGTGTCTGAAATGCGAGGTGTCCATGTGTCAG GAGCACGTGAAGCCCCACCTGGAGCTTCCTGCGTTTAGGGAGCACCCCCTGACTGAACCCCTGGGGGACCTGAGGAAGAGGAAGTGTCCCGAACACGATGAGATGTACCGCTACTACTGCATGGACGACCGGGTGTGTGTCTGCAACGCCTGTACCATTGAGGGGGGCCACGCCGGACACACCATCAAGACCCTGAAGAACACTATGAAGGATCTGAAG GGCTCTCTGGAGAACCAGCTACAGAAGGTGGACAGGAAGCTGAACAAAGCAGAGAAAAATCTCCAGGAGCAGAAGGAACAAGAACGACTGAACAAG AGGTTCCTGGAGGACTCAGACCAGCGGGTCACAGCCTTGGGGGAGGTGTTACAGGTCCACCTGGAGGGCTTCCTCACCTCCCTCAGGGACTGTTCCTGCTCCCACGGGGTCGAGTGTGGCCCCAGCATCCAGCAGAACATAGCCAAGGCGGTCCAGGACCAGTCCCGTCTGCAGGATGTCCACAGTGGCATCCAGACCCTCGCCCAGGAGAACGACCCCTTCTGCTTCCTGGAG GCGTACAAGTCATCAAGCAAAAA tTTCTGCAGGCAGTTGAAGAAGCCTCTGTTCCACCCAGAATGCGCTTGCGTGGACTCAGACGGCCTGGCCGAGTCCATGGAGGCTAAACAGGAAGACTTCCTCACTGAAGTACACTCTCACGTCTCTCACCTCATCAACGAGCTCTGTAAGTAA